CGAGACGAGCGTCGAGCGGAGGCTGCGGTCGGCGGTGAGCGGTGCAGTCGAACGGTGGGGGTCTGGTGGATGCATCGTTCTTCAAACGAAGAGACGGGCCGCGTCGGCGTAAGTGTAATCTGAAATTCATTTCTGTAGCGCCGATTACTGAAAACGATTTCAGGAAACGGACAGTCAGAACCGGTCGACCGTGGTCAGCGGCGAACGAGTCGAGAACTCGGAGACGCGGCGGGGTTGTGGACGATTGCCACGACGGTCCTCGAGAGCAGGATTAATCACGCCGTATCCGAAAGTCGTAGTGAGCATGGGGGTAATCGAATCGCTGCGGGAACGGGCGTCCAGCACCACCACGCTGTACGAGTGTCGAAACTGTGGCGAGAAGTTCGCGGAGGGCGTAGACGAGTGCCCTTGTTGCGGTTCAGGGGAGATCGCACACTACGAACTGTAGGCGCCCTGGCGGACGGGTGAGGGGGTGACAGCAGTCGTTGCGCGCCGTTTCGAGACGGATCACTCGTCGAACTCGGTGCGGTCGTGATCGCTCGAGGTGCGACCGGGTTCCGTCTCAGCGGTCCGTCCGCAGTCGCGTCTCGAGCACCGCCAGGTCTTCGTCCATCCGGACTCGAAGTTCGTCGCCGGCCAGCGGCATTCGAACCTCGAGGCGGTAGGGGTCGCGCTCGAGAACGCGCGTGTACTCGGGAGAGACACACCACGGGAGGGTCCAGTAGGGACGCTCGTCGAGCGAGACGCCCCGTTCGTCGTGGAAGGAGACGACCGCCGAGTGGTCGAGCAGTCGGAGTCCGGCGGCCGAGCAGAGGGCGTGGCCGCACTGGGCGCACTCGTGGTCGACGCGCACGTCGACGCCGAGACAGCACTCGCCCGTCTCGACGATCCGGGTCGCCATCCGCCCGTTACACTCCGGACAGACGCCGTCGGCCGCCAGACAGTGGAGGTGACGGACCCGCTGGTCGAAAGCGTCGGCGATCTCGTCGTGCGTCCGGTCGTTCAGTCCGCCCGGCGGGAACGCGTACTCGCCGTGGCACTGGCCGCAGTCGGCACAGTCGATCGCGAGCCGTTCGTCCTCGTAGACGGCCTCGAGCGAGCCGCCGCAGTCGAAACACTCCCCCTCGACCGGAAACGGCTCGAGCGTGGGGTGCTGGTTGAACGAGCCCGCGATCACCGACCGGACGACCTTCTCGCCGGCGTGTTTGAACGCGTAGCCGCCGTCGGACCGTCGGTCCGACGAGCCGCCGCTCGCGGAGACCGCCTCGCGCTGCGTGACGAAGTGACCGGTCAGCTTCTGGAGGTGGTAGTTGAACTGCGCCGAGTCGCGCATACCGACTTCGCGTCGCAGATCCGAAAACGAGACCGGTCGCTCGTCGGCCGCCCACAGCGCCTCGAGGATCGCGAGTCGGGTCTCGTTCCCGATCAGCGCGAACGCGTCGGCCGGTTCGAGACAGTCCGTACACTCGAGGACCGACTCGCGGTCGGACTCGTTCGAGACGGATGAGTTGCTCATGCGAGCGGCTACCACGCGCGTTCGCTAAAACGTTCGCTCGAGAGGATTTTTGTAATTCGTGCGATACGATCTGCGAGCGAGAGCGAACCGGCGGGATCGCAACCGCTTTATCGCGGTCACCGTTTCGTGGGATCGATGACGGCAGCTTCGGGCTCGTCGGCGCGTCGACGGCTACTGCTCGGTTCGGGTTCGCTCGCGACGCTCTGTCTCGGCGACGACGGCTCGGACGAGAGCGAATCGGTGGACGAGGACGGACTCGACGGCGACACCGAGGAAGCGGACTTCGGCGACGCCCTGGCGAACGAGTTCGACGAGGCCGATCACGAGGTGGACGTCTCCGAGCCCCCCGTCTACGACCGGGAGAGCAACGAGCCGATCGCGAACTCGCACACCGGCCGCTGGCACTGCGAGACGGAAACCGGCGGGCTTCCGGCGATCGAACTCGAGACCGTCTTCACGAAAGACGGCGACGAACTGCCCCTCGGCGCCGACGAGACGTATCGGCTCGATGTGGTGGTCGCCGACGAGGCGGACGACGCCGTCGTGGATATCGATGCCGAACCGGCTCACGTCTCCCTTTCGGGCGAGGAAGCCGGCGAAACGGCCGTCCTCTTCCGGCTCCCCGAGGGCGGAAAGATCGTCCGGGAGGCACCGCTGAGCGACACCCTCGTCAAGGAGTGAACCGCGTCTCGTCACCGCCTGCCGTCAGCGAGTATTCGTTTCCGTGATACGCCCCGAGAACAGTAGGTTTATCAGGCGCACGGCGGAACTTCTACCTAAGATTACTCATCGTCTTATGGAAGGAAATCGACAACCGGAGGTGAACAT
This DNA window, taken from Natronococcus sp. CG52, encodes the following:
- a CDS encoding winged helix-turn-helix domain-containing protein, whose protein sequence is MSNSSVSNESDRESVLECTDCLEPADAFALIGNETRLAILEALWAADERPVSFSDLRREVGMRDSAQFNYHLQKLTGHFVTQREAVSASGGSSDRRSDGGYAFKHAGEKVVRSVIAGSFNQHPTLEPFPVEGECFDCGGSLEAVYEDERLAIDCADCGQCHGEYAFPPGGLNDRTHDEIADAFDQRVRHLHCLAADGVCPECNGRMATRIVETGECCLGVDVRVDHECAQCGHALCSAAGLRLLDHSAVVSFHDERGVSLDERPYWTLPWCVSPEYTRVLERDPYRLEVRMPLAGDELRVRMDEDLAVLETRLRTDR